Proteins encoded by one window of Heterodontus francisci isolate sHetFra1 unplaced genomic scaffold, sHetFra1.hap1 HAP1_SCAFFOLD_1108, whole genome shotgun sequence:
- the LOC137366714 gene encoding carbohydrate sulfotransferase 12-like, protein MHLPKMHISRVFQICGIMASVLMILLIIVYWDNVGTAHLYLHTAISKIQATHLRSMTKLNHDQLNSKKTVEERMPSSEADIQNDLELTYVENKNRYQGEGESHEMEQTFNAISVPSLEKFQGFNLGINAPKSKSELEWIQNERKQKIKDVCADSSIMFSGKNRSFEDIPNNELNHLIVDDRHGIIYCFVPKVACSNWKRIMIVLSARITKQGTPYHDPLEIPMGVVHSLPNHYTLYNFRKRYGEFSKHVMNIKLKKYTKFLFVREPFVRLISAFRNKFEKKNQFFYHAYARGMLKLYANYSDPPPSVDEAFSAGIKPTFSNFIQYLLDSGMKDRPFDDHWRQIHRLCHPCQINYDFIGKLESLDEDASYLLKLLNVEKLVQFPPGLQNRTDSNWEEDWFSKIPLAWRKKLYGTLQA, encoded by the coding sequence ATGCACTTACCCAAAATGCATATATCTCGGGTCTTCCAGATCTGCGGCATCATGGCCTCTGTGTTAATGATTCTACTGATCATAGTTTATTGGGATAATGTGGGAACAGCCCATTTGTACTTGCACACCGCTATCTCAAAGATTCAGGCCACACATCTTCGTTCCATGACAAAGCTAAACCATGACCAGCTAAATTCCAAAAAGACAGTCGAAGAAAGAATGCCGAGTTCTGAAGCTGATATTCAGAATGATCTTGAATTAACGTACGTGGAAAACAAAAATAGATACCAGGGAGAAGGGGAGTCCCATGAGATGGAACAAACCTTCAATGCAATATCTGTACCCAGCCTTGAGAAATTCCAAGGCTTTAACTTGGGAATCAATGCTCCAAAAAGTAAGAGTGAGTTAGAATGGATACAGAATGAGAGGAAACAGAAAATTAAAGATGTTTGCGCAGACTCCAGTATCATGTTCTCAGGGAAAAATAGGAGTTTTGAAGATATTCCAAACAATGAATTGAACCATCTAATTGTGGATGACCGGCATGGGATTATTTACTGTTTTGTTCCCAAAGTGGCCTGCTCAAATTGGAAGCGGATCATGATAGTATTAAGTGCACGTATTACAAAGCAAGGAACTCCATATCATGATCCACTTGAGATCCCTATGGGTGTTGTGCATTCCCTCCCCAACCATTACACCTTATACAATTTCAGGAAGCGCTATGGAGAATTCTCAAAACACGTCATGAATATCAAACTGAAAAAGTACACCAAATTTCTTTTTGTACGTGAACCTTTTGTAAGACTAATTTCAGCATTCCGCAACAAGTTTGAAAAGAAGAATCAATTTTTTTACCATGCCTATGCAAGGGGAATGCTCAAATTGTATGCTAATTATTCGGACCCACCACCATCTGTCGATGAGGCTTTCTCTGCAGGAATCAAGCCCACCTTTAGTAACTTCATTCAGTATTTGTTGGACTCTGGGATGAAAGATAGGCCTTTTGATGACCATTGGCGACAGATACATAGACTCTGTCACCCATGTCAAATAAATTATGACTTTATTGGAAAACTTGAAAGTTTGGATGAGGATGCCAGTTATCTACTTAAGTTGCTGAATGTGGAAAAGCTTGTTCAGTTTCCACCCGGTTTACAGAACCGGACAGATAGCAACTGGGAAGAGGACTGGTTTTCAAAAATTCCACTGGCTTGGAGGAAAAAGCTGTATGGAACTTTACAAGCATGA